In Oryza glaberrima unplaced genomic scaffold, OglaRS2 ChrUN-Ctg54, whole genome shotgun sequence, a single window of DNA contains:
- the LOC127759582 gene encoding protein STAY-GREEN, chloroplastic isoform X2, producing the protein MAAATSTMSLLPPITQQQRWHAADSLVVLASRRHDSRRRRRCRYVVPRARLFGPAIFEASKLKVLFLGVDEEKHQHPGKLPRTYTLTHSDVTARLTLAVSHTINRAQLQGWYNKLQRDEVVAEWKKVQGHMSLHVHCHISGGHVLLDLIAGLRYYIFRKELPVVLKAFVHGDGNLFSRHPELEEATVWVYFHSNLPRFNRVECWGPLRDAGAPPEEDDAVAAAAAEEAAAEQMPAAGEWPRRCPGQCDCCFPPYSLIPWPHQHDVAAADGQPQQ; encoded by the exons ATGGCTGCTGCTACTTCGACCATGTCCCTGCTTCCTCCCATCACCCAGCAGCAGCGGTGGCACGCCGCCGActccctcgtcgtcctcgcctcccgccgccacgactctcgccgccgccgccgctgccgctacgTCGTGCCG AGGGCGAGGCTGTTCGGGCCGGCGATCTTCGAGGCGTCGAAGCTGAAGGTGCTGTTCCTGGGGGTGGACGAGGAGAAGCACCAGCACCCGGGGAAGCTGCCGCGGACGTACACGCTGACGCACAGCGACGTGACGGCGAGGCTGACGCTGGCGGTGTCGCACACCATCAACCGGGCGCAGCTGCAGGGGTGGTACAACAAGCTGCAGCGGGACGAGGTGGTGGCGGAGTGGAAGAAGGTGCAGGGCCACATGTCGCTGCACGTCCACTGCCACATCTCCGGCGGCCACGTCCTCCTCGACCTCATCGCCGGCCTCCGCTACTACATCTTCCGCAAGGAGCTCCCCGTG GTTCTGAAGGCGTTCGTCCACGGCGACGGCAACCTGTTCAGCCGGCAcccggagctggaggaggccACGGTGTGGGTCTACTTCCACTCCAACCTCCCCCGCTTCAACCGCGTCGAGTGCTGGGGCCCGCTCCGCGACGCCGGAGCGCCGCCCGAGGaagacgacgccgtcgccgccgcggcggccgaggaggcggcggcggagcagatgCCCGCGGCCGGCGAGTGGCCGCGGCGGTGCCCGGGGCAGTGCGACTGCTGCTTCCCGCCATACAGCCTCATCCCCTGGCCGCACCagcacgacgtcgccgccgccgacggccagCCGCAGCagtga
- the LOC127759582 gene encoding protein STAY-GREEN, chloroplastic isoform X1, whose amino-acid sequence MAAATSTMSLLPPITQQQRWHAADSLVVLASRRHDSRRRRRCRYVVPRARLFGPAIFEASKLKVLFLGVDEEKHQHPGKLPRTYTLTHSDVTARLTLAVSHTINRAQLQGWYNKLQRDEVVAEWKKVQGHMSLHVHCHISGGHVLLDLIAGLRYYIFRKELPVVRSEGVRPRRRQPVQPAPGAGGGHGVGLLPLQPPPLQPRRVLGPAPRRRSAARGRRRRRRRGGRGGGGGADARGRRVAAAVPGAVRLLLPAIQPHPLAAPARRRRRRRPAAAVTAAPPRFVD is encoded by the exons ATGGCTGCTGCTACTTCGACCATGTCCCTGCTTCCTCCCATCACCCAGCAGCAGCGGTGGCACGCCGCCGActccctcgtcgtcctcgcctcccgccgccacgactctcgccgccgccgccgctgccgctacgTCGTGCCG AGGGCGAGGCTGTTCGGGCCGGCGATCTTCGAGGCGTCGAAGCTGAAGGTGCTGTTCCTGGGGGTGGACGAGGAGAAGCACCAGCACCCGGGGAAGCTGCCGCGGACGTACACGCTGACGCACAGCGACGTGACGGCGAGGCTGACGCTGGCGGTGTCGCACACCATCAACCGGGCGCAGCTGCAGGGGTGGTACAACAAGCTGCAGCGGGACGAGGTGGTGGCGGAGTGGAAGAAGGTGCAGGGCCACATGTCGCTGCACGTCCACTGCCACATCTCCGGCGGCCACGTCCTCCTCGACCTCATCGCCGGCCTCCGCTACTACATCTTCCGCAAGGAGCTCCCCGTGGTAC GTTCTGAAGGCGTTCGTCCACGGCGACGGCAACCTGTTCAGCCGGCAcccggagctggaggaggccACGGTGTGGGTCTACTTCCACTCCAACCTCCCCCGCTTCAACCGCGTCGAGTGCTGGGGCCCGCTCCGCGACGCCGGAGCGCCGCCCGAGGaagacgacgccgtcgccgccgcggcggccgaggaggcggcggcggagcagatgCCCGCGGCCGGCGAGTGGCCGCGGCGGTGCCCGGGGCAGTGCGACTGCTGCTTCCCGCCATACAGCCTCATCCCCTGGCCGCACCagcacgacgtcgccgccgccgacggccagCCGCAGCagtgacggcggcgccgccgcgattcGTAGATTAG
- the LOC127759587 gene encoding polygalacturonate 4-alpha-galacturonosyltransferase-like isoform X1, which produces MANSKRLPYSTAGGGGGGGGGGGRRGGASGSGVVAPLVVLVFLFVLAPSIFFVARNGGHVHVASGSDPKDREGNQETDWQKQLATNNMKSILSKEMIDALASSQQEAGTLSVDFFRKRASPSWKTDDLVNDLSNASLDVDDKVKSENSSAEHELSLTDKTPKDDTAEHQVDAAAKNARRKLREKRREKRAMDLVRKDDEARVKLENAAIERSKAVDSAVLGKYSIWRKENENENSDSTVRLMRDQIIMARVYSVLAKSKNKNDLYQELQTRIKESQRAVGEATADSDLHHSAPEKVRVMGQLLSKAREDVYDCKAVTQRLRAMLQSADEQVRSLKKQSTFLSQLAAKTIPNSIHCLSMRLTIDYYLLPLEKRKFPRSENLENPELYHYALFSDNVLAASVVVNSTIMNAKEPEKHVFHLVTDKLNFGAMNMWFLLNPPGKATIHVENVDEFKWLNSSYCPVLRQLESAAMKEYYFKADRPTTLSAGSSNLKYRNPKYLSMLNHLRFYLPQVYPKLDKILFLDDDIVVQKDLTGLWDVDLNGKVNGAVETCGESFHRFDKYLNFSNPHIARNFDPNACGWAYGMNIFDLKEWKKKDITGIYHKWQSMNEDRVLWKLGTLPPGLLTFYKLTHPLDKSWHVLGLGYNPSIDRSEIDNAAVVHYNGNMKPWLELAMTKYRPYWTRYIKYDHPYIRGCNLAE; this is translated from the exons atGGCGAACTCGAAGCGGCTCCCGTACtccacggccggcggcggcgggggaggaggaggaggaggggggaggcgcggcggcgcctccggctccggcgtgGTGGCGCCGCTGGTGGTCCTCGTGTTCCTCTTCGTGCTCGCGCCGTCGATCTTCTTCGTCGCGCGCAATGGGGGCCACGTCCACGTCGCCTCAGGTTCCG ATCCCAAGGATAGGGAAGGTAATCAG GAAACAGATTGGCAAAAACAACTGGCAACAAACAACATGAAATCTATTTTGTCCAAGGAG ATGATCGATGCTTTAGCTTCTAGTCAACAAGAAGCAGGCACTTTGAGTGTTGATTTTTTCAGAAAACGTGCATCTCCCTCTTGGAAAACTGATGATCTAGTCAATGACCTGAGCAATGCTAGTTTGGATGTTGATGACAAGGTTAAATCTGAAAACAGTTCTGCAGAACATGAGTTATCACTGACAGATAAAACACCCAAGGATGATACTG CTGAACATCAAGTCGATGCAGCTGCAAAAAATGCTCGAAGG AAACTAAGGGAGAAAAGGCGTGAAAAGAGGGCAATGGATTTGGTAAGGAAAGATGATGAAGCACGTGTTAAGCTGGAGAATGCTGCTATTGAACGATCAAAGGCTGTAGATTCTGCTGTCCTTGGGAAATACAGCATTTGGAGAAAagagaatgagaatgagaactCAGATTCAACAGTTAGATTGATGAGAGACCAGATTATCATGGCACGTGTTTATTCTGTGCTTGCTAAATCAAAGAACAAGAATGATCTTTATCAAGAGCTGCAAACCAGGATCAAGGAAAGCCAGAGGGCTGTTGGAGAGGCTACTGCTGATTCTGACCTTCATCATAG TGCACCTGAGAAAGTCAGAGTAATGGGTCAACTTCTATCCAAGGCTAGAGAAGATGTGTATGATTGCAAGGCGGTTACTCAGAGACTTAGAGCTATGCTTCAGTCAGCAGATGAACAAGTCAGGAGCTTGAAGAAGCAGAGTACATTTCTTAGCCAGTTGGCTGCGAAGACAATTCCAAACAGCATTCATTGTTTGTCTATGCGCTTAACAATAGATTACTATCTCCTCCCGTTGGAGAAAAGGAAGTTCCCGAGGAGCGAGAACTTGGAAAATCCAGAGCTCTACCACTATGCACTTTTCTCAGACAATGTCTTGGCAGCATCTGTTGTTGTGAACTCAACCATAATGAATGCTAAG GAGCCTGAGAAGCATGTTTTCCATCTTGTGACTGATAAGTTGAACTTCGGAGCCATGAACATGTGGTTTTTGTTGAACCCACCTGGGAAGGCCACCATCCATGTTGAGAACGTAGATGAATTTAAGTGGTTGAACTCATCGTACTGTCCTGTTTTACGACAACTTGAGTCTGCAGCCATGAAAGAGTATTATTTCAAGGCTGACCGCCCCACCACTCTCTCTGCGGGTTCTTCAAACCTAAAGTATCGTAACCCCAAGTACCTCTCCATGCTGAACCACTTGAGATTTTATCTCCCACAGGTCTATCCAAAGTTGGATAAGATACTTTTCCTTGATGATGACATAGTTGTGCAGAAAGATTTGACAGGATTATGGGACGTTGATCTTAATGGGAAGGTCAATGGTGCAGTGGAGACCTGTGGGGAGAGTTTCCATCGTTTTGACAAGTACCTTAACTTTTCCAATCCACATATTGCTCGGAACTTTGATCCAAATGCATGTGGCTGGGCTTATGGAATGAACATCTTTGATCTGAAGGAGTGGAAGAAGAAAGATATCACTGGGATCTACCACAAGTGGCAAAGCATG AATGAAGACCGGGTTCTTTGGAAGCTTGGGACACTTCCACCTGGCCTCTTAACCTTCTACAAGTTGACACATCCCCTTGACAAGTCGTGGCATGTCCTTGGATTAGGATACAACCCAAGCATTGATCGCTCAGAGATAGATAATGCTGCTGTTGTTCATTACAACGGTAACATGAAGCCATGGCTGGAGTTAGCAATGACCAAGTACAGACCATATTGGACAAGGTATATAAAGTATGATCACCCTTACATCCGTGGATGCAACTTGGCGGAGTAG
- the LOC127759587 gene encoding polygalacturonate 4-alpha-galacturonosyltransferase-like isoform X2, which produces MANSKRLPYSTAGGGGGGGGGGGRRGGASGSGVVAPLVVLVFLFVLAPSIFFVARNGGHVHVASDPKDREGNQETDWQKQLATNNMKSILSKEMIDALASSQQEAGTLSVDFFRKRASPSWKTDDLVNDLSNASLDVDDKVKSENSSAEHELSLTDKTPKDDTAEHQVDAAAKNARRKLREKRREKRAMDLVRKDDEARVKLENAAIERSKAVDSAVLGKYSIWRKENENENSDSTVRLMRDQIIMARVYSVLAKSKNKNDLYQELQTRIKESQRAVGEATADSDLHHSAPEKVRVMGQLLSKAREDVYDCKAVTQRLRAMLQSADEQVRSLKKQSTFLSQLAAKTIPNSIHCLSMRLTIDYYLLPLEKRKFPRSENLENPELYHYALFSDNVLAASVVVNSTIMNAKEPEKHVFHLVTDKLNFGAMNMWFLLNPPGKATIHVENVDEFKWLNSSYCPVLRQLESAAMKEYYFKADRPTTLSAGSSNLKYRNPKYLSMLNHLRFYLPQVYPKLDKILFLDDDIVVQKDLTGLWDVDLNGKVNGAVETCGESFHRFDKYLNFSNPHIARNFDPNACGWAYGMNIFDLKEWKKKDITGIYHKWQSMNEDRVLWKLGTLPPGLLTFYKLTHPLDKSWHVLGLGYNPSIDRSEIDNAAVVHYNGNMKPWLELAMTKYRPYWTRYIKYDHPYIRGCNLAE; this is translated from the exons atGGCGAACTCGAAGCGGCTCCCGTACtccacggccggcggcggcgggggaggaggaggaggaggggggaggcgcggcggcgcctccggctccggcgtgGTGGCGCCGCTGGTGGTCCTCGTGTTCCTCTTCGTGCTCGCGCCGTCGATCTTCTTCGTCGCGCGCAATGGGGGCCACGTCCACGTCGCCTCAG ATCCCAAGGATAGGGAAGGTAATCAG GAAACAGATTGGCAAAAACAACTGGCAACAAACAACATGAAATCTATTTTGTCCAAGGAG ATGATCGATGCTTTAGCTTCTAGTCAACAAGAAGCAGGCACTTTGAGTGTTGATTTTTTCAGAAAACGTGCATCTCCCTCTTGGAAAACTGATGATCTAGTCAATGACCTGAGCAATGCTAGTTTGGATGTTGATGACAAGGTTAAATCTGAAAACAGTTCTGCAGAACATGAGTTATCACTGACAGATAAAACACCCAAGGATGATACTG CTGAACATCAAGTCGATGCAGCTGCAAAAAATGCTCGAAGG AAACTAAGGGAGAAAAGGCGTGAAAAGAGGGCAATGGATTTGGTAAGGAAAGATGATGAAGCACGTGTTAAGCTGGAGAATGCTGCTATTGAACGATCAAAGGCTGTAGATTCTGCTGTCCTTGGGAAATACAGCATTTGGAGAAAagagaatgagaatgagaactCAGATTCAACAGTTAGATTGATGAGAGACCAGATTATCATGGCACGTGTTTATTCTGTGCTTGCTAAATCAAAGAACAAGAATGATCTTTATCAAGAGCTGCAAACCAGGATCAAGGAAAGCCAGAGGGCTGTTGGAGAGGCTACTGCTGATTCTGACCTTCATCATAG TGCACCTGAGAAAGTCAGAGTAATGGGTCAACTTCTATCCAAGGCTAGAGAAGATGTGTATGATTGCAAGGCGGTTACTCAGAGACTTAGAGCTATGCTTCAGTCAGCAGATGAACAAGTCAGGAGCTTGAAGAAGCAGAGTACATTTCTTAGCCAGTTGGCTGCGAAGACAATTCCAAACAGCATTCATTGTTTGTCTATGCGCTTAACAATAGATTACTATCTCCTCCCGTTGGAGAAAAGGAAGTTCCCGAGGAGCGAGAACTTGGAAAATCCAGAGCTCTACCACTATGCACTTTTCTCAGACAATGTCTTGGCAGCATCTGTTGTTGTGAACTCAACCATAATGAATGCTAAG GAGCCTGAGAAGCATGTTTTCCATCTTGTGACTGATAAGTTGAACTTCGGAGCCATGAACATGTGGTTTTTGTTGAACCCACCTGGGAAGGCCACCATCCATGTTGAGAACGTAGATGAATTTAAGTGGTTGAACTCATCGTACTGTCCTGTTTTACGACAACTTGAGTCTGCAGCCATGAAAGAGTATTATTTCAAGGCTGACCGCCCCACCACTCTCTCTGCGGGTTCTTCAAACCTAAAGTATCGTAACCCCAAGTACCTCTCCATGCTGAACCACTTGAGATTTTATCTCCCACAGGTCTATCCAAAGTTGGATAAGATACTTTTCCTTGATGATGACATAGTTGTGCAGAAAGATTTGACAGGATTATGGGACGTTGATCTTAATGGGAAGGTCAATGGTGCAGTGGAGACCTGTGGGGAGAGTTTCCATCGTTTTGACAAGTACCTTAACTTTTCCAATCCACATATTGCTCGGAACTTTGATCCAAATGCATGTGGCTGGGCTTATGGAATGAACATCTTTGATCTGAAGGAGTGGAAGAAGAAAGATATCACTGGGATCTACCACAAGTGGCAAAGCATG AATGAAGACCGGGTTCTTTGGAAGCTTGGGACACTTCCACCTGGCCTCTTAACCTTCTACAAGTTGACACATCCCCTTGACAAGTCGTGGCATGTCCTTGGATTAGGATACAACCCAAGCATTGATCGCTCAGAGATAGATAATGCTGCTGTTGTTCATTACAACGGTAACATGAAGCCATGGCTGGAGTTAGCAATGACCAAGTACAGACCATATTGGACAAGGTATATAAAGTATGATCACCCTTACATCCGTGGATGCAACTTGGCGGAGTAG